From Musa acuminata AAA Group cultivar baxijiao unplaced genomic scaffold, Cavendish_Baxijiao_AAA HiC_scaffold_915, whole genome shotgun sequence, a single genomic window includes:
- the LOC135664960 gene encoding NAD(P)H-quinone oxidoreductase chain 4, chloroplastic, giving the protein MFRWYAICICSLELLLTTYVFCYHFQLDDPLTQLEEDLKWIDVFDFHWRLGIDGLSIGPILLTGFITTLATLAAWPVTRNSRLFYFLMLAMYSGQIGLFSSRDLLLFFMLWELELIPVYLLLSMWGGKKRLYSATKFILYTAGGSIFLLIGVLGMGLYGPNEPTLDFSKLTNQSYPVALEIILYFGFLIAYAVKSPIIPLHTWLPDTHGEAHYSTCMLLAGILLKMGAYGLIRINMELLPHAHSIFSPWLVIVGTIQIIYAASTSLGQRNLKKRIAYSSVSHMGFTIIGIGSITGMGLNGAILQILSHGFIGAALFFLAGTSCDRIRLVYLDEMGGVSIPMPKLFTMFSSFSMASLALPGMSGFVAELLVFFGIITSPKYLLMPKMLITFVMAIGMILTPIYLLSMLRQMFYGYKLFNVPNSNFADSGPRELFVSICIFLPVIGIGIYPDFVLSLSVDRVQAILSNYFHR; this is encoded by the coding sequence ATTTCCAATTGGACGATCCATTAACCCAATTGGAGGAAGATTTAAAATGGATAGATGTTTTTGATTTTCACTGGAGACTGGGAATCGATGGGCTTTCCATAGGACCTATTTTACTGACAGGATTTATCACCACTTTAGCTACCTTAGCGGCTTGGCCAGTTACTCGAAATTCGCGATTGTTCTATTTTCTCATGTTAGCAATGTACAGCGGTCAAATAGGATTATTTTCTTCTAGAGACCTTTTACTTTTTTTCATGCTGTGGGAGTTAGAATTAATTCCTGTTTATTTACTTTTATCCATGTGGGGGGGAAAGAAACGTCTCTACTCGGCCACAAAGTTTATTTTGTACACTGCGGGGGGCTCCATTTTTCTCTTAATAGGAGTTCTAGGTATGGGTTTATATGGCCCTAATGAACCCACAttagatttttcaaaattaactaatcaatcatatcctgtggcattggaaataatattatattttggatTCCTTATTGCTTATGCTGTCAAATCGCCGATTATACCCCTACATACGTGGTTACCAGATACCCATGGAGAAGCACATTACAGTACATGTATGCTTCTAGCTGGAATCTTATTAAAAATGGgcgcatatggacttattcggatcaaTATGGAATTATTACCCCACGCTCATTCTATATTTTCTCCCTGGTTGGTAATAGTGGGAACGATTCAAATAATCTATGCAGCTTCAACCTCTCTCGGTCAAcggaatttaaaaaaaagaatagcctattcctctgtatctcacatgggtttcacaattataggaattggttctataaccggaatgggactcaacggtgccattttacaaatactctctcatggatttattggtGCTGCGCTTTTTTTCTTGGCAGGAACGAGTTGTGATAGAATACGTCTTGTTTATCTCGACGAAATGGGGGGGGTATCGATCCCAATGCCAAAACTATTTACCATGTTCAGTAGTTTTTCGATGGCTTCTCTTGCATTGCCAGGAATGAGTGGTTTTGTTGCGGAATTATTAGTATTTTTTGGAATAATTACTAGTCCAAAATACCTTTTAATGCCAAAAATGCTAATTACTTTTGTAATGGCAATTGGAATGATATTAActcctatttatttattatctatgttacgtcagatgttctatggatacaagctaTTCAATGTTCCAAACTCTAATTTTGCGGATTCTGGACCACGAGAACTATTTGTTTCAATCTGTATCTTTCTACCCGTAATAGGTATTGGTATTTATCCGGATTTCGTTCTCTCGCTATCAGTTGACAGGGTGCAAGCTATCCTATCTAATTACTTTCATCGATAG